The window GCCGAAACCTTTACCTCACCCGACATTAAAGTGACCAACAACACCAAAGTCGCGGTGATCGCCACGGTGGAATCCCTGAAAGCCGCTTCTGGCGGTTCGCTTACCTTTACCGACGTTGATCCGTCCGCAAAAGCGTGGCGTTCTCTCAACCTTGCGGATTCCAAGAAGTACATTGCGCTCGGCATTTCCGCAAAAGGCAATTCCGGCTGGAACAGCGGGTACAGCACATCCACCCATTGGGCGGTCAATGATTCGCCGTTACAGGTCGGAACGCTGAATCCGAACACTTCCGGCGCACTGTCCATGACGGCAGACTACGGTCTCGCGTTTGATGGGGCGTACACGGCCAACCATCAACTTGTTTTCCAGTTTCAGCTTGCATAAAAACATAGGCGCAGGAATTGGCCGGGATTTTCCCGGCCAATCTTCCACGCTGAAAGGGGGATTTTTATTTGAGGCAATCATTCAAGCGGCTTTTTCTCGCGCCTCTGCTTGCCGCCGATATTCTGTTATCCGGCATTTTTCCCTGCGTCACGGCCTCCGCCGCGTCGGTTCTGTCGCTGACCGCGACGCCGAACCCGTCTGGGAACTATGTGGCGCTGAGCTGGACAAACAGCGACAAAAGCCAGCCGTACAGCTATATGCTCTATTCCAAGTCCGCGCATGAATCGACCTTCCAGAGCATCCCCGCCAAAGACAGTGCGAAGGTTTTGAACATCTATCCCGTTGTTGCACCGACCATTTCCTTTACAATATGGAACGGCAAGAGCTACACCCTACCGAAGTCGGCATCCCTTAAAATGTGGATGGAAACACCGAACGGGTATGATTCCAAGGGTTATGGCAAGGGCCTCATTTCCGTAGATACCGTTTCAATCTCCGATTTCAACGCCAACCCGGACGCTTATCTGAAAAACGCGAACGGCAGTTACAAATATGACGTGCTGTATTTCGGCGCGTGGGATGCTTTCGCAAGTCAGGATTTATCCAATTCGGCGGAAACCAAGACCGACGTCTTTATCAAAACAGGGCGCGGCGTTCTGTTCGGGCATGACACGATGGTGGACAATGACCAAATTTCCATGCCGAACTTTTTCAAGCTCGCCCATTACTGCGATATTCAGACTATCCCGCATTACACCGTGCTCGGCAGCTCGCAGATCAAAGTTTCCAAGAAGGGCCTGCTCACTAATTATCCGTGGACTATAGGAGACGTGGGTACGGTTCTGAATGTTCCGCTGTCTCATTCCAATCAGCTTGCTTTCGGGGACGTGTGGATGACTTATCAGCAGCCCTACACATACCCCAACAGCGCAGAAGCAACTGGCTCCAACGGGCAGGGCACCAATACCTTTTATCTGACCAGTTGGTCAAACTGCGCCATGATTCAGACCGGTCACTCCAACGGGGAAGCCACGCCGGACGAGCAGCGCGTCACGGCAAACGCCCTGTTTTACCTAGCGCAGATTACAACCGATACAAGCTGGAACGACCATAAAGGACAGGATTTGGACGCGCCGGACAGACCGACGATTTCCGGCGTTACGCACAATTCTGACCGAACGCAGTATACCGTCAACTATTCTTCGCAGGACAATGCAACCGGCTATCAATATTATGTGGAGGCCACCGGACAGAACGACGGCGCGAAATACGATTCTCCGGTCATTTCCACCTCTTTGAAAACCGGAATGAAAGGCTACTCCATCGTGGTGGACAACAACTCCGATACCGTCCCGGATGGGAGCATTACCACGACATCAAGCAGCTATACTTTTTCCCGCCCGTCCGGCAGCAGCTTTTACATCCATATTGTCGCCGTGGACAATGCCGGAAATATTTCATCCATCGCTCATTATCTCGTGGACGAGTTGGTGTCTGTGACACATCCGGTCAGTATCGGCTACGCCATCGACCCGAACAGCAACACGCCATTCACCGCGCCGGATATTCCGATTACCAACCATTCCACTTTCCCCGTCCGGGTTTCCGTCGCGGGCCTGAAAGCGACTTCCGGCATCGGTGACGCCGCCCCCACGTCCTATTCGGATTGGAACAGCCTGACGGCGGCACAGACCGGAAACGGAATCGCGCTCGGCGTGGAAATCAGGGAAACAGTCGGTTCAGGCTGGACGGCGGTTGACCGGGCAATGCCCGTTTATACAAGCAATCTTGCATCAGAAGTACCTTTGGGGACACTCGGCGCGAACGGGGCGTCGGGGAATCTGGCGCTTACCGCTAAATTCGGTTTGGCATGGGCAACCGCGAAAACTGTTTCCCATGAACTGACGCTGAACTTTACGATTGCGGATTGAACAGGTTATTTTAAAAAATACCAAAACAGGCAGAACGGGCAGAGAATTTTCTCGGCCCTTTTTTACTGCAAAAAATCAGCAAGGAGGTAAACCCGTATGGCAAAAGATAAACCCAACAATCCGGAGGAAATGACAACCGGGCCAGTCAGCGAAACTCCCGCAGAGAAAAAAACTGCTCCCGCTGTCCCGTCGCCGGAAGTCGGCGGTGAGGCCCCGGCCCCTGAACCGACCGTCGAGGAAAAAGCGGTGCTGACTCAAGAGGGCAAAAAACCGATTGAGCCGCCCGCGCCATCAGACATCGGCGGCGAACATGTTCCCAACCCCGGTGACATTGTTGTTCCGCCAGACAAAATCAATGAACTTATGTCGGAAAAGAAACCCTCACACAGAGGCAGGTTGCCAAAAGCGGATAAGGCCGAACAGGCCCCGGCTCCCGAAAAAACAGAAGCGGAAAAATCGAATCAGACCCCCAAAAGGGAGCACAAGCCTCGCGCGGAAAAGCAGAAACCCGCCGCCGCGAAAAAGGCCCCGGTGAAGGAGGAATCCCCGGCCCCGGAGCCGCCGCAGGAACCGAAAGAGGCTCCGCGCAAGGGCGAAACGGAACAGATTGTTTTCCTCAACCTGTCCGAGCTTCACGCTTTCAAAAATCATCCGTTCCAAGTCCGGGACGATGATGAAATGCGGGCGATGGTGGAAAGTGTCAGGGATAAAGGCGTTACACAGCCCGCTATCGTTCGATCCCGTGAGGACGGCGGCTTTGAAATCGTATCCGGCCACCGCCGCCAGAAAGCCAGCGAATTGGCTGGGTATGCGGATATGCCCTGTATCGTCCGCAACCTGACCGACGATGAAGCAATTACGCAGATGGTGGAGGATAACATCAATCAGCGTGAAAACATTCTCCCCAGCGAACGGGCCAAGGCTCTGAAAATGCAGTTGGAGGCCATAAAGCGGCAAGGTGTGCGGGGCGACCTGTCCACTTCGGGCCAACTTGGCCCGAAGTCGGAAAACGGGCAGCGTTCCAACGCGGTTGTGGCCGAGCGCAATAAAATGACAGTCAAGCAGGTACAGCGGTATATCAAGCTGAACGATCTTGTGCCTGATCTGATGAAAATGGTGGATGAAAAGAAAATTTCATTCACTCCCGCCGTTGAAATGTCCTTCATCAAGCCCAAAAATCAGCGGTATATCGCCGTTGCCATCGAGGGCCAGCAGTCAGCCCCATCGCTGTCACAGGCACAGCGAATGCGGGAACTTGACCAGAAAGGGATGCTCAATGGCGACGTAATCGATGGCATTATGCTCGAAGAAAAAAAGGAGGTAGACAAAGTGATCATTTCCAGTCAGGAACTTAGCCAGT of the uncultured Caproiciproducens sp. genome contains:
- a CDS encoding DUF5057 domain-containing protein yields the protein MRQSFKRLFLAPLLAADILLSGIFPCVTASAASVLSLTATPNPSGNYVALSWTNSDKSQPYSYMLYSKSAHESTFQSIPAKDSAKVLNIYPVVAPTISFTIWNGKSYTLPKSASLKMWMETPNGYDSKGYGKGLISVDTVSISDFNANPDAYLKNANGSYKYDVLYFGAWDAFASQDLSNSAETKTDVFIKTGRGVLFGHDTMVDNDQISMPNFFKLAHYCDIQTIPHYTVLGSSQIKVSKKGLLTNYPWTIGDVGTVLNVPLSHSNQLAFGDVWMTYQQPYTYPNSAEATGSNGQGTNTFYLTSWSNCAMIQTGHSNGEATPDEQRVTANALFYLAQITTDTSWNDHKGQDLDAPDRPTISGVTHNSDRTQYTVNYSSQDNATGYQYYVEATGQNDGAKYDSPVISTSLKTGMKGYSIVVDNNSDTVPDGSITTTSSSYTFSRPSGSSFYIHIVAVDNAGNISSIAHYLVDELVSVTHPVSIGYAIDPNSNTPFTAPDIPITNHSTFPVRVSVAGLKATSGIGDAAPTSYSDWNSLTAAQTGNGIALGVEIRETVGSGWTAVDRAMPVYTSNLASEVPLGTLGANGASGNLALTAKFGLAWATAKTVSHELTLNFTIAD
- a CDS encoding ParB/RepB/Spo0J family partition protein; translated protein: MAKDKPNNPEEMTTGPVSETPAEKKTAPAVPSPEVGGEAPAPEPTVEEKAVLTQEGKKPIEPPAPSDIGGEHVPNPGDIVVPPDKINELMSEKKPSHRGRLPKADKAEQAPAPEKTEAEKSNQTPKREHKPRAEKQKPAAAKKAPVKEESPAPEPPQEPKEAPRKGETEQIVFLNLSELHAFKNHPFQVRDDDEMRAMVESVRDKGVTQPAIVRSREDGGFEIVSGHRRQKASELAGYADMPCIVRNLTDDEAITQMVEDNINQRENILPSERAKALKMQLEAIKRQGVRGDLSTSGQLGPKSENGQRSNAVVAERNKMTVKQVQRYIKLNDLVPDLMKMVDEKKISFTPAVEMSFIKPKNQRYIAVAIEGQQSAPSLSQAQRMRELDQKGMLNGDVIDGIMLEEKKEVDKVIISSQELSQYFGKEKTPREMKDTIIKLLDEWKGQQKDIAKPEKQTEQEK